A stretch of Cicer arietinum cultivar CDC Frontier isolate Library 1 chromosome 5, Cicar.CDCFrontier_v2.0, whole genome shotgun sequence DNA encodes these proteins:
- the LOC101509845 gene encoding peptide methionine sulfoxide reductase-like isoform X1, whose protein sequence is MFLLNRLWFGSTTKATGNMDSSIAQGPDDDRPALGQQFAQFGAGCFWSVELAFQRVAGVTKTEVGYSQGLLHNPSYESICSGTTGHSEVVRVQYDPKECSYETLLDAFWVRHDPTTLNRQGNDVGTQYRSGIYYYTPEQEKAARESLEQQQKKLNRKIVTEILPAKKFYRAEEYHQQYLEKGGRFGSKQSSSKGCNDPIRCYG, encoded by the exons ATGTTCTTGCTGAACAGACTTTGGTTTGGTAGCACAACAAAGGCAACAGGGAACATGGATTCATCCATTGCTCAAGGACCAGATGATGACAGACCAGCACTAGGTCAACAGTTTGCCCAGTTTGGCGCTGGCTGCTTTTGGAGTGTTGAGCTGGCCTTCCAGAGGGTAGCTGGGGTGACCAAGACCGAGGTAGGTTATAGCCAGGGACTTTTGCATAATCCGAGCTACGAGAGTATCTGTTCAGGGACCACAGGACACTCAGAGGTTGTCAGGGTCCAGTATGATCCTAAAGAATGTAGCTATGAGACATTGCTTGATGCGTTCTGGGTTAGACATGATCCAACCACACTGAACCGACAG GGGAATGATGTGGGAACACAATACCGGTCAGGAATATACTATTATACCCCTGAACAAGAGAAAGCGGCCCGAGAATCGTTagaacaacaacaaaagaagtTAAACAGGAAGATTGTTACTGAGATCCTTCCTGCCAAAAAGTTCTACAGGGCAGAAGAGTATCATCAACAGTACCTTGAGAAAGGGGGTCGATTTGGTTCCAAGCAATCTTCTTCCAAGGGATGCAATGATCCTATTCGATGCTATGgttaa
- the LOC101509845 gene encoding peptide methionine sulfoxide reductase-like isoform X2, translating into MDSSIAQGPDDDRPALGQQFAQFGAGCFWSVELAFQRVAGVTKTEVGYSQGLLHNPSYESICSGTTGHSEVVRVQYDPKECSYETLLDAFWVRHDPTTLNRQGNDVGTQYRSGIYYYTPEQEKAARESLEQQQKKLNRKIVTEILPAKKFYRAEEYHQQYLEKGGRFGSKQSSSKGCNDPIRCYG; encoded by the exons ATGGATTCATCCATTGCTCAAGGACCAGATGATGACAGACCAGCACTAGGTCAACAGTTTGCCCAGTTTGGCGCTGGCTGCTTTTGGAGTGTTGAGCTGGCCTTCCAGAGGGTAGCTGGGGTGACCAAGACCGAGGTAGGTTATAGCCAGGGACTTTTGCATAATCCGAGCTACGAGAGTATCTGTTCAGGGACCACAGGACACTCAGAGGTTGTCAGGGTCCAGTATGATCCTAAAGAATGTAGCTATGAGACATTGCTTGATGCGTTCTGGGTTAGACATGATCCAACCACACTGAACCGACAG GGGAATGATGTGGGAACACAATACCGGTCAGGAATATACTATTATACCCCTGAACAAGAGAAAGCGGCCCGAGAATCGTTagaacaacaacaaaagaagtTAAACAGGAAGATTGTTACTGAGATCCTTCCTGCCAAAAAGTTCTACAGGGCAGAAGAGTATCATCAACAGTACCTTGAGAAAGGGGGTCGATTTGGTTCCAAGCAATCTTCTTCCAAGGGATGCAATGATCCTATTCGATGCTATGgttaa